Part of the Falsibacillus albus genome, GCTTGCTTTCCGAGGTGCGGGAGGGGGAACCGTTCGGAGACTCGCACCTACTGCTCAAATGAATAACTTTATGATGGATTTTTGAAAATACCACCGAAAGAAAAAGGTACCACTTGGGTACCCTATGATTCTTTATAAAAGTGATGATATTTTCTCAAGCAATTCATCTTTATGGACTTCAAACATGTTGCCTGTCTTTCTTTCCTTTACCTCGACAATGCCTTCGCTTGCCTTTTTTCCTACAGTTATTCTTATCGGGAGTCCGATGAGGTCGGAATCAGCAAATTTCACTCCCGGCCGTTCTTGGCGATCGTCCATCAACACTTCGAATCTATGTTGACCTAGAACTGAATACAATTCATTCGCCAACGCAGCCTGTTGCTCATCCTTCATATTCACCGGGATGAGATGTAAATCGAACGGTGTAATATTGGCCGGCCATACAAAGCCCTTTTCATCATTAAACTGTTCGGCCACTGCTGCAAGTGTCCGGGAAACCCCGATTCCATAGCAGCCCATTATCATAGGCTGTGCACGTCCATTTTCATCAAGATAAGTGGCATTCATCGCTTCACTATATCTTGTACCCAGTTTGAATACATGGCCAACTTCTATTCCTTTGGCAAATTGAATGATTCCTTTCCCATCTGGAGAAGGATCTCCTTCCTGAATAAACCTTAAGTCCGTATATGCTGCTACTTCCAAATCCCTTGAAGGATTGACATTCGTATAGTGATGATCCTCATCGTTAGCCCCGCATACACCGTTGATGACATATTCCACTGCATGGTCGGCAACGATTTTCAGATCCTTGTCCACATCGATCGGACCCAAGGAACCAACGGAACAGTTCATCAATGCTTTTGTTTCTTCCGGTGAAGCGAGCTCTACGGAAGCAGCTTCTAAATAGTTTTTCAATTTTATATCATTGATTTCATGGTCTCCACGGGAGAGTACCAGTACGAATTGGTCATCTGCTTTAAAGATAAGTGTTTTGATGCATTTCGATGCGGGAACATTTAAGAATGCAGCTACTTGTTCGATGGATTTCTGATCCTTTGTCTCGACTTTCACAAGCTCTTCTTGCTGTTCGTTTGCCTTTTCATATGCTGCCAATACAGGTGCCATTTCTATATTTGCTGCATAATCCGATTCGTTTGAATAAGCGATCGTATCTTCACCAATTTCTGACAACACCATGAATTCATGGGTATCCTTTCCGCCCATCGCTCCAGAATCGGCGATGACCGCACGGAAATTCAAACCGCATCTTTCAAAAATATTGGAGTAGGCTTGGAACATTTTTTTATAGATTTCGTCCAGGCTTTCAGGAGAAGAATGAAAAGAATAGGCATCCTTCATGATGAACTCCCTGCCTCGGAGGAGACCAAAACGCGGCCTTTTTTCGTCTCGGAACTTTGTTTGAATTTGATAAAGCGTCAATGGCAGTTTTTTATATGACTTTATTTCATCACGCACCAAGCTCGTGATGACTTCTTCATGCGTAGCACCAAGCGCGAATTCCCGACTGTGGCGATCCTTCAAACGCATCAATTCGGGTCCGTACGAATACCAGCGCCCCGACTCCTGCCATAGTTCCGCTTGCTGCAAAGCAGGCATTAAGATTTCCATTGCGCCGGCAGCCATCATTTCTTCCCTTACGATTTGTTCGATATTTTGCAGCACCTTCTTCCCCAAAGGAAGGAAACTATATACTCCGCTCGCATTT contains:
- a CDS encoding proline--tRNA ligase; amino-acid sequence: MKQSMTLIPTLREVPADADVKSHQLLLRAGFIRQNASGVYSFLPLGKKVLQNIEQIVREEMMAAGAMEILMPALQQAELWQESGRWYSYGPELMRLKDRHSREFALGATHEEVITSLVRDEIKSYKKLPLTLYQIQTKFRDEKRPRFGLLRGREFIMKDAYSFHSSPESLDEIYKKMFQAYSNIFERCGLNFRAVIADSGAMGGKDTHEFMVLSEIGEDTIAYSNESDYAANIEMAPVLAAYEKANEQQEELVKVETKDQKSIEQVAAFLNVPASKCIKTLIFKADDQFVLVLSRGDHEINDIKLKNYLEAASVELASPEETKALMNCSVGSLGPIDVDKDLKIVADHAVEYVINGVCGANDEDHHYTNVNPSRDLEVAAYTDLRFIQEGDPSPDGKGIIQFAKGIEVGHVFKLGTRYSEAMNATYLDENGRAQPMIMGCYGIGVSRTLAAVAEQFNDEKGFVWPANITPFDLHLIPVNMKDEQQAALANELYSVLGQHRFEVLMDDRQERPGVKFADSDLIGLPIRITVGKKASEGIVEVKERKTGNMFEVHKDELLEKISSLL